TTATGCAGAAACCAATAAAATACTGGGAAGAAAAGACTCTCCCATACCAGTTGATGGTATATGTGTAAGAATAGGCGCCATGAGAAGCCACAGTCAGGCGCTTACCATCAAGCTTAAGAAAAGCATAAGCATAAAAGAAGCAGAAGATATAATAGCCTCGTCTTCTGGCTGGACAAAACTTGTGGCCAATAACAAAGAAGACACACTCAAGGAGCTCAGTCCAGCAGCGGTATCCGGTACACTCACTGTAGCAACAGGAAGAATAAGACATCTTAAAATGGGAAAAGATTATCTTACCCTCTTTACAGTAGGCGACCAGCTTCTATGGGGAGCTGCGGAGCCTGTAAGAAGAATGCTCAATATAGTCATAGAATACATATCATAAGAATGATATATAAGAGGCTGTCTCCGAGCAGCCTCTTATTTAATATTTCTGATAGCAGCGTCAATATTGTCTATTGGAAGAGCTGGATATATTATAGGACCTGAGAGAAGATCGGCCTCTGTCTTCCTTGCAAAATCTGCATCTTTTTCTGTATTGAGGTCTGTTATTACAACTTTTTTATCCGGATATCTCTTGAGCTTTATTAGTAGATTTATAGCCTCTATAGTCTTTTGTTCGTCTTTATCCATGGTTTCTGTTATCCTGTATAGTATATTATTGGGTAATCTCTCAAAGGGAGCTATTATTTTTTCATCATAAGACGATAGAGAAATATGTATTCCCCAGTCTGCGTCTATGCTTCCTCTTATTCCTTTTTCCATCAATGTAAGAATGTACGGATGAGCTTCTTTGCTTTTCTCCCTTTTTACAACAGGGGAAGAGAATATAAAAAAGAACTTTTTTGGCGTAACACTGTTTTTTTCGCACAACTCTATAAAATTGTCTGAAAAACTAGTGGAAAAAATAACTGAGTAGGGAAGCCTTATCACAATATCCGGAAAATTAGCTATGTTACCGGAAGATATCTTCTCTATTAGCTGAGCAATATGGTATAGGGTAGTTTGCAACATTTCTTCGGCAATATTTAACTGTTCTATCATCTCAAGAATAGTTTTTGTATTGAGATGATCAGCCTCATTGCATCTTAGAGTGCTCTCCAGATATTCTATGTTTCCTTCCTTTGTACACCAGGGTTTCCACAAAAAATTTATTTTATTATTTTCTACAGCTTCTCTCAGGAAAGCGTATGTTTCCATCTGTCTGGAGACTATTTCACTATCGGATTTATTATATATCTCGTATCTTCCCTTTCCATGCCTTTTTGCTCTGTACAATGCCATATCGGAGTGGCTCAAAAGCTCTTCTGCTGTCTTTCCGTCGTCCGGATAAAAGGCAATCCCTGCACTTAGGCTTACAGGAATTGAGTTTCCTTTGTACTCAAGAGAATTTGTTTCCGCTGTTTTAAAAATCCTTTTTATAACACCTATGGCAAAGGCCCTATCTCTCATGTCCGGTAAAACAAGAGCAAACTCGTCTCCAGATATCCTTGCAATTGTATCAACCTCCCTGCAGACCTTTCTGAGAATGTCTGCTATCTTTTTGAGAATAAGATCTCCCGCCTTATGACCAAAGGTATCATTAATACCCTTAAAATTATCCATATCTATAAATACAACAGCAAGACTTGTGCCTGAGCGTTTTGCACCTGCTATATGCTTCTTCAATCTGTCGTTTAAAAGACTTCTGTTGGGAAGACCTGTAAGGGCATCGTGATATGCCATATGCCGCAGCTTTTCTTCCATAGATTTTTGGTTGCTTATATCATGAAATATACCCACATAATGAACTTGTTTGTCTGCATCTTTTATCCTAAAGATAGACAACCACTCTGGGTACACCTCTCCGTTTTTTCTCCTGTTCCATATCTCGTCTGCCCATGCCCCCTTTGTTACAAGGTCGTTCCACATCTTTACATAGAATTCCGGAGGATGGTGCTCGGATTTTAGAATTCTGGGATTCTGTCCTATTGCCTCTGCCTTTGTATAGCCTGTTATATTTGTAAAAGATGGATTTATCTGTTCTATCGTACCGTCTTCATCAGTTATGGCCATGCCTTCATAAGCATGTTCAAAAAGCCACTTGTATATAAGCAGATTTTTCTCGTATTCCTTCTCTTTTGTTATGTCCCTTCCAAAGTAAAAAATGCCGTCAAATTTGCTTATAGGAGAAGGAATAAACTCGTATACTGTTTTGTCCTTTGTTATTGTTATGTTTTTACCAGGATTCTCTTCTATTGCTTTGAGTTCTGTAGGAAGCTCTTTGTTACAATATCCCTCTGGTATGGAGAATATCCTTGAGGCAGTTCTGTTTGCGTATGCTATCTTTACATCCTTATTGATAAATATAACAGGATTTGGGTTTTCTTGGGGAAATAGGCCCAGAAAAGAGCTTTGGGCTATGGCTTTGTTTTTTTCCTGTATTGTTTGAGAAAGAGAGAGCATTAGTTTGTTAAAATAGCTGGCAAGTATACTCAGCTCCGTATGACCTACTGGTTTCAACCTTGCATTGAGGTATCCGTTGGTTGCAAGCTTTAATATGGGTAAAGCCTTTATTATGGGTCTGCTTATTCTAAGATATATGTATGCGGTGAGAAAAAGAGATAATACAAGTATTGCCATAAGAGATATGCCAGATATTCTTATGAGTACATTTTTTGTATCAGCAAGTAGGGATTTGCTGTATATGACAAAAATATTCCAGCTAAAATCTTTTATAATATTCTTTACCAATACATAGGTTTTCCCGTGGTATTGGTAGTTTATGTGATTATCTTCTATTGCATTTTTTGTAATATCATACGTATTGGGAGAAAAATCCGGAATGGTGTTCTTGCTTATTATCCTCTTGTTATTTTCTGATGTTATCATTATAAAGGTTTTATTGTTCTTTACTATTGCGGATAGCATATCAGAAAGTAGGTTTTCTTCTATGAGGCTTGTGTACTCCTCTTTATATGCCGTTGCAACCACTATCCAGTCCCATTCTGAAAAATAGTCCATATACAGCACTTTTTTTCTTGCTTTTTGTTCTCCCGGATTTTTCCATATGTAGTCAAAGTATCCCTTTTTTTCTTCTGTTATCCTTTTTATGATAGTGTCGTTTGCCATATTTTTGCCTATAAGTTCTTTTTGTGGGTGATATATGATATTGGCTTTGCTGTCCACTATGGCAAAGTATCCGCTTTCTCCTATCTTTTGTTTCTTTAGATATTCCATCACATGCTCTTTTGCCTCTTCCGGTGTATGTGTGTGTTGTTGTATTTCACTCTGGTAGGCTCTGCATATATCAATCGCTTTGGAAACATTTTGTCTGAGTTCTTGCAGAATCATATGCCTGCCTGTATTTTCTATTGTCTCACTTATTATCTCTGTTTCTTCCTGTATTTTTTTTGTTTCCTGTGTTCCTATTGTCCTTTCTATAAGAGAATTGGTGAAGTAGAACAAAATTGTAATCCCTGCTGCTACTATTATGAGATGCAGAAAAAGGATTTTTATTGCAATCAGCTTATACCACGCTATACGGACATTCTTTTTCCTACCTTTTTTATTTTCCATTAATAAGTATTATAATATTGTTAACAAGCAATATTCCACGATTTTTAAGAGGTTTTTATGCCAGAAGCACATCTTAGTCTACAAATTATTCCTATGACAGAGAAGGAAAGATTGTATCCCATAGTAGATAAGGTTATAGATTATATAAAGAAGAGCGGGGTCAGATATATAGTAGGTCCTATGGAAACAACAATGGAAGGAGAGTTGGATCTTCTTTTTGATATTGCAAAAGAAGCTCACAGAATCTGTCTAGAAGAAGGAGCATGGAGAGTAGGAGCTGTTATCAAGACAGATGTGCTGCCGGAGGGGATAAGGTTTGAAGACAAGATTGGTAAATACAAACAGGTATAAACATATATTTTTAAGAACAGCATTCTATAGTTTTCTCATCATTTTATGGCAGATATGTTGTAATATCTTTTCCATATCGCCTTATCTTCTCCCTTCTCCCGTTATGATTATAAGAGAACTGATTTCTCAGTTTCCACTTATACTTCCTCATCTTTATGCAACTATTCTAACAGGTATAGGCGGTTTTATTATCTCGATTTTTATAGGATTTTTGATGGCTCTCTTTCTTGACTTCTCGTCTGCTGCCAAGCTGCTACTATATCCTATTCTAGTTGTTTCTCAGACAATACCTATTATCTTTATGTATCCGCTATTTCTGATATGGTTTGGCTACGGCATTGCGAGCAAACTTTTTGTTGTTATCTTGGTATGTTTTTTCCCTGTAAGTGTGAGTCTAACTGATGGTCTTGCATCCACGGACTCGGAGTTGCTGCTGCTTTTCCGCTCGTTTAATGCTTCCAGAATAAAGACTTTTTTTTATTTGCGCTTACCTTCTGCTATCCCTTCTCTTTTCTCTGGACTTAAGATAGCTGCAACCTACAGTATAATGGGTGCTGTCATAGGAGAATGGCTGGGTGCTTCCAGAGGTCTTGGAGTATATATGCTGCGTGCCTATAAAACCTTTTCGACTCCAAGAGTTTTTGCAGCCATAATCATAGTTGTAGCCGCAAGCCTTATTGTTGTGTATCTTGTAAAAAAAGCAGAGCAGCTTCTATTGCCTTGGATACAAAAGGCAGAAGGCTTTTCTGCCAAAACCATGGGGAAATCCCTAGAGATGTAAAGGAGTTTTTATATGACCAAGCGACTTATCATATTTTTTGTTTTCATTGTGTCTATTTTCTCTGTTCTTGCAGAAGCAGAAAAAGAAAGTGTTGCGGATGCGTCAACACATGCCACACCTGTTACAGTGGTATTGGACTGGACAGTTAACACAAACCACACAGGTTTATATGTTGCACTTGATAAAGGCTACTATAAAGATACAGGACTAGATGTTTCTATAGTTTCTCCTCCAGAGACAGGAGGGGCATCTCTTGTGGTCGCCGGTAAGGCTCAGTTCTTTGTAAGTTATCAGGAAGAAATAACCTATGCCAGAGCCGCGGGGACAAAACTCAAGGCTCTGGCCGCAGTAATCCAGCACAATACCTCAGGATTTGCGGCAAGAAAAGAAGAAGGTATAAACACCCCCAGAGATTTCGAAGGAAAGACTTATGGCGGGTGGGGGTCTCCTATGGAAGAAGCCGTAATACAAGCCCTCATGAAGCGTTATGATGCGGATTACTCCAAGGTAAAAAATGTTTCTGTGGGTGCGGTTGACTTTTTTGCTGCAACAGAAGGCGATGTTGATTTTATGTGGATATTCTACGGCTGGGATGGGATAGCCGCAGGGCTCAAAGGTGTTGATATAAGCTATATACCGATAGCAGAGATAGAGCCATCGCTTGATTATTACACCCCGGTTCTTGCCTCAAGCGACCAATACATATCAGAAGAGCCTCACATAACAAAGGCCTTTGTCATGGCAACTGCAAAAGGTTATCAATATGCTATAGAACATCCAGAAGAGGCTGCACAAATACTCCTCAAGTATGCACCGGAACTTGACCATGACCTTGTGCTTGCAAGTCAAAAGTATCTTGCAGGTCAGTATGCAAAAGATGCAGAAAGATGGGGACAGATGAAACTCTCTGTCTGGCATGACTTTGCAGCATGGCTCAAAGAGAACGGTCTTCTTGAAGGTAGCTTTTCTCCAGAGGATGCTTTTACCAATGAGTTCTTACCGTAAAAACAATAATTACCCCGGGGGCTCTGCAAGGAGTCCCCGCCTGGATAACCTATGTCTCTCAAAGTAGAATCCGTAAGTTGCTCGTTTTCTGGTCTCAATGTATTATCCGATATAAACCTTGAGCTGGAAAACAAAGGTTTTCTCGTTGTATTGGGTCCTTCTGGTTGTGGAAAAAGTACTCTTCTCAAGCTCATATCCGGTCTCATTACTCCTAACAGAGGAAAAATAGTTCTTGATGGAGAAGACATAACTGGTAAGCCCGGCATGGTAAGCTATATGCACCAGGAAGACCTTCTTTTGCCTTGGCTCAATATACTGGATAATGCAGCCCTCCCTCTATTTATCCGTGGAGAGAAAAAAACTAGCGCAAGACAAAAAGCAAGAGAGCTTCTTGCGGATTTTGGGCTTGCAGGCTTTGAGCAATATTATCCTGGACAGCTTTCTGGCGGCATGCGACAACGCGTATCCTTGCTAAGAAGCTATCTTTACAGAAATGATATCCTTCTTCTTGACGAACCCTTTGGTGCTCTGGATGCAATAACACGTGAGAAGATGCAGGATTGGCTGCTGGATGTTTTCTCCTCGCTGTCTGCAGCTGTTTTGCTGGTTACCCACGATGTTGACGAGGCCATACTCCTGGCTGATAAAATTATAGTGCTTTCCCCAAGGCCGGCCAGAATCCGTGAGGTATTTGATGTGCCGTTTGGCAGACCACGCTCGCGAGACGTCCTCTTAAGCTCCGAGTATCTCAAACTCAAACGTTCCCTTTGGGCATCTCTTACCCACTGATAACATCTTTTTATCTATATCCGAACGCCCGGCCCGCAGTAGCTGTCCGGGCTGCCTCCGGCAGGATTGGAACATAATACCTTGCTTTTCTATCTGCTGCTGCAGGCAGGAGGGAGCGCACTTAATTATCTGCTTTACATCATGTGGCGCGCTCCCGACGTTCGGTATAATATTTATTTCTGTTAATGCTTATGGCTCTGGCAAAAAATCATTGCTTTTTTTTAGCTTGCCTTTATAATGTTTTCTAAGGAGTGTGCCATGGAATCGTTTTTGCCATACAGAGAGGTTTTTCTTGAGAACGATTTCTCTCGTAAGGGTGGTCGTATTTTCTTGCGTGTTTTTTCTCCGCACATTGCTCCTCAGGCTGTTGTGATTGTATCCCATGGCTTTGGAGAGCACTCTGGTATCTATGTGGAGTTTGCAGGTTATCTTGCTCAGCACGGGTTTCTTGTTGTCTGCCCTGATTTTCCTGGCCACGGGATAAGCTCCGGACGGCGCGGAGTTATAGATAGTCTTGATTCTTATCTACTCTGTCTGGATGCTGCCAGGATTTGGGCTGAGTCGGTATCGGACGGGCTATCTGTGTTTGTGGTAGGCCACAGTATGGGCGGGCTTATTGCGGCATGTTATGCCCTGTTTAGGCCGGAGTATGTGGCTGCCGTAGCACTTTCTGCCCCTGCGCTTTCTCTAGACGGTGTACCATCCTGGCAGAGATTTCTTGCTAATTCTGTTATGAGGTTGTTTCCGCACTTTAGGATGCATGTACGGCTTAATCTTCCTGATTTATCCAGGGATCCGGTTGCTCTTGCAAGGTTGTTGTCCGATCCGCTTTGTCATAATTATGGTAGTGTATCCATGCTCAAAGCTATGGAAGATGGCATAACAAGATTTAGAGAGAATGCAGAGCGCTATCCTGTTCCTGTCCTGCTAATGCAGGGAGAATTTGACAGAATTGTGCCTGCTGATGTCAATATGACTCTTTTTGACCTTTTTCCCTCTACGGATAAAGAGCTGCGTGTATATGACGGAGCTTTTCATCATCTTTTTATAGACCTCTGCAGAGAAGAAGTACAGGCTGATATCCTTTCCTGGTTAAAGAGTATTGCTATTTGATACAATTGAGAGCATCTTTTTATTTTTCTCGGTTGTCGGCTGATATTATGGATTGATTTTTCTCTTTACTTTGCATCTTTTTCGGGTTAATCTGTTTCTATGGAAAATAACGAGAAGACAAGAGACTATTTTAAGGAGCTTGTCAGCTACATATCTACGATAGATAATCCTGACAAGCTTATGAGATTTTTTGAAGAGATTCTTACCCCTGCGGAGAGAGCCCGACTTGCTCTAAGATGGGAGCTCATGGTGATGCTTGCGTATGGTTTTACACAGAGGGAAATCGCCGACAGGCTGGGTGTCAGCCTGTGTAAGGTAACAAGAGGTGCCAAGATATTAAAGGACCCGGAGTCTGTTACCTGGGAATTACTTGAAAAGATGGAGGAAAAACAAGGTGAAAAAGATCTTACTTGAAGAAAAGGAAATGCCAAGACAGTGGTACAACATTCTTGCGGATATGCCGGGTGCACCTATGGATCCGCCCCTCAATCCTGCAACAAAGAAACCAATGGGACCGGATGAGCTTGCAGCATTATTCCCCATGGCTCTGATAGAGCAGGAAGTCAGCACCCAGAGATGGATAGATATCCCAGAAGAAATATTGGATGTGCTTGCAATATGGCGGCCTTCTCCCCTATACAGGGCTTATAATCTTGAGAAAGCACTTGGTACACCAGCACGCATATACTTTAAGTGGGAGGGAGGCTCTCCACCGGGTTCTCATAAACCCAATACAGCAGTACCTCAGGCATACTACAATGCAAAAGAGGGGATTACCAAGCTTACTACGGAGACAGGAGCAGGACAGTGGGGAAGCAGCCTTGCCTTTGCCGGGCAGTTTTACGGGCTTGAGGTCAGAGTTTTTATGGTAAAGGTAAGCTATGAGGCAAAGCCCTTCCGCAGACTGCTTATGGAAACTTGGGGGGCGTCCTGTATTCCCAGTCCTTCTGATAAAACCGATGTGGGCAGAAGCATACTGGCAGAAGACCCCGAATGTCCGGGTTCTCTGGGTATAGCCATAAGTGAGGCTGTGGAAGAAGCTCTCAAGAGAGAGGATACCCACTATGCACTTGGCTCTGTCCTCAATCATGTTATTTTGCATCAGTCCATAATAGGGCTTGAAGCAAAAAAGCAGCTTGAGAAAGTAGGGGATTATCCTGATGTGGTTATAGGCTGCGTAGGAGGCGGTTCCAACTTCGGTGGTATTGCAGTACCCTTTGCCTACGACAAAATCAATGGCAAAGACCTTAGGATACTTGCTGCCGAGCCTGCTGCTTGTCCTTCCATAACCAGAGGTGTTTTTGCTTACGACTATGGTGATACAGGTAAAATGACACCTATGCTAAGAATGCACACACTTGGCCATGATTTTATCCCGCCTTCCATACATGCTGGAGGCCTGCGCTATCACGGGATGTCTCCCATAGTCTCAAAGCTTGTTGAAGAAGGCATAGCCGAGGCCAAGTCCTTCCATCAGAGAGGAATCTTTGATGCGGCTGTTCTCTTTGCCAGAACAGAAGGTTTTGTAGTCGCACCTGAGACGGCTCATGCCATAAAGGCCTGTGTTGACGAGGCCATACAGGCAAAAGAAGAAGGCAAAGAAAAAGTCATTCTTGTCAATGCATCAGGGCACGGACATTTTGATATGAACGCATATCACCAGTACTTTGAGAACAAGCTGGAGGATTATGAATATCCGGAAGAAAATATAAGAAAAGCACTGGAAGCTTTGCCAAAGATATAGATATAATAAACCGAAGCTGGCAGGCTCTTAGCCTGCCGCTCTTTTATTGAAGCTCGGGATAAGGAGTAAGCTCCATAGAATCCTTTCTTTTCCCGATGAGCTTGAGAATTCTTCCCAGATAGAATGCTGCTGCTTTGTCATCAGGATTTCTTGCAAGAAGAAGAGAAAAACCATCTTCTGCTTTGTCAAGTTCACCTGAGAAATAATAGTAAAGAGCTCTCTCAAACTCTGAGATAAGAGAAA
This sequence is a window from Spirochaetia bacterium 38H-sp. Protein-coding genes within it:
- a CDS encoding thiamine-binding protein, whose product is MPEAHLSLQIIPMTEKERLYPIVDKVIDYIKKSGVRYIVGPMETTMEGELDLLFDIAKEAHRICLEEGAWRVGAVIKTDVLPEGIRFEDKIGKYKQV
- a CDS encoding lysophospholipase, yielding MESFLPYREVFLENDFSRKGGRIFLRVFSPHIAPQAVVIVSHGFGEHSGIYVEFAGYLAQHGFLVVCPDFPGHGISSGRRGVIDSLDSYLLCLDAARIWAESVSDGLSVFVVGHSMGGLIAACYALFRPEYVAAVALSAPALSLDGVPSWQRFLANSVMRLFPHFRMHVRLNLPDLSRDPVALARLLSDPLCHNYGSVSMLKAMEDGITRFRENAERYPVPVLLMQGEFDRIVPADVNMTLFDLFPSTDKELRVYDGAFHHLFIDLCREEVQADILSWLKSIAI
- a CDS encoding Trp family transcriptional regulator is translated as MENNEKTRDYFKELVSYISTIDNPDKLMRFFEEILTPAERARLALRWELMVMLAYGFTQREIADRLGVSLCKVTRGAKILKDPESVTWELLEKMEEKQGEKDLT
- a CDS encoding ABC transporter ATP-binding protein, with protein sequence MSLKVESVSCSFSGLNVLSDINLELENKGFLVVLGPSGCGKSTLLKLISGLITPNRGKIVLDGEDITGKPGMVSYMHQEDLLLPWLNILDNAALPLFIRGEKKTSARQKARELLADFGLAGFEQYYPGQLSGGMRQRVSLLRSYLYRNDILLLDEPFGALDAITREKMQDWLLDVFSSLSAAVLLVTHDVDEAILLADKIIVLSPRPARIREVFDVPFGRPRSRDVLLSSEYLKLKRSLWASLTH
- a CDS encoding diguanylate cyclase — encoded protein: MENKKGRKKNVRIAWYKLIAIKILFLHLIIVAAGITILFYFTNSLIERTIGTQETKKIQEETEIISETIENTGRHMILQELRQNVSKAIDICRAYQSEIQQHTHTPEEAKEHVMEYLKKQKIGESGYFAIVDSKANIIYHPQKELIGKNMANDTIIKRITEEKKGYFDYIWKNPGEQKARKKVLYMDYFSEWDWIVVATAYKEEYTSLIEENLLSDMLSAIVKNNKTFIMITSENNKRIISKNTIPDFSPNTYDITKNAIEDNHINYQYHGKTYVLVKNIIKDFSWNIFVIYSKSLLADTKNVLIRISGISLMAILVLSLFLTAYIYLRISRPIIKALPILKLATNGYLNARLKPVGHTELSILASYFNKLMLSLSQTIQEKNKAIAQSSFLGLFPQENPNPVIFINKDVKIAYANRTASRIFSIPEGYCNKELPTELKAIEENPGKNITITKDKTVYEFIPSPISKFDGIFYFGRDITKEKEYEKNLLIYKWLFEHAYEGMAITDEDGTIEQINPSFTNITGYTKAEAIGQNPRILKSEHHPPEFYVKMWNDLVTKGAWADEIWNRRKNGEVYPEWLSIFRIKDADKQVHYVGIFHDISNQKSMEEKLRHMAYHDALTGLPNRSLLNDRLKKHIAGAKRSGTSLAVVFIDMDNFKGINDTFGHKAGDLILKKIADILRKVCREVDTIARISGDEFALVLPDMRDRAFAIGVIKRIFKTAETNSLEYKGNSIPVSLSAGIAFYPDDGKTAEELLSHSDMALYRAKRHGKGRYEIYNKSDSEIVSRQMETYAFLREAVENNKINFLWKPWCTKEGNIEYLESTLRCNEADHLNTKTILEMIEQLNIAEEMLQTTLYHIAQLIEKISSGNIANFPDIVIRLPYSVIFSTSFSDNFIELCEKNSVTPKKFFFIFSSPVVKREKSKEAHPYILTLMEKGIRGSIDADWGIHISLSSYDEKIIAPFERLPNNILYRITETMDKDEQKTIEAINLLIKLKRYPDKKVVITDLNTEKDADFARKTEADLLSGPIIYPALPIDNIDAAIRNIK
- a CDS encoding TrpB-like pyridoxal phosphate-dependent enzyme, whose product is MPRQWYNILADMPGAPMDPPLNPATKKPMGPDELAALFPMALIEQEVSTQRWIDIPEEILDVLAIWRPSPLYRAYNLEKALGTPARIYFKWEGGSPPGSHKPNTAVPQAYYNAKEGITKLTTETGAGQWGSSLAFAGQFYGLEVRVFMVKVSYEAKPFRRLLMETWGASCIPSPSDKTDVGRSILAEDPECPGSLGIAISEAVEEALKREDTHYALGSVLNHVILHQSIIGLEAKKQLEKVGDYPDVVIGCVGGGSNFGGIAVPFAYDKINGKDLRILAAEPAACPSITRGVFAYDYGDTGKMTPMLRMHTLGHDFIPPSIHAGGLRYHGMSPIVSKLVEEGIAEAKSFHQRGIFDAAVLFARTEGFVVAPETAHAIKACVDEAIQAKEEGKEKVILVNASGHGHFDMNAYHQYFENKLEDYEYPEENIRKALEALPKI
- a CDS encoding ABC transporter substrate-binding protein, with amino-acid sequence MTKRLIIFFVFIVSIFSVLAEAEKESVADASTHATPVTVVLDWTVNTNHTGLYVALDKGYYKDTGLDVSIVSPPETGGASLVVAGKAQFFVSYQEEITYARAAGTKLKALAAVIQHNTSGFAARKEEGINTPRDFEGKTYGGWGSPMEEAVIQALMKRYDADYSKVKNVSVGAVDFFAATEGDVDFMWIFYGWDGIAAGLKGVDISYIPIAEIEPSLDYYTPVLASSDQYISEEPHITKAFVMATAKGYQYAIEHPEEAAQILLKYAPELDHDLVLASQKYLAGQYAKDAERWGQMKLSVWHDFAAWLKENGLLEGSFSPEDAFTNEFLP
- a CDS encoding ABC transporter permease, which gives rise to MIIRELISQFPLILPHLYATILTGIGGFIISIFIGFLMALFLDFSSAAKLLLYPILVVSQTIPIIFMYPLFLIWFGYGIASKLFVVILVCFFPVSVSLTDGLASTDSELLLLFRSFNASRIKTFFYLRLPSAIPSLFSGLKIAATYSIMGAVIGEWLGASRGLGVYMLRAYKTFSTPRVFAAIIIVVAASLIVVYLVKKAEQLLLPWIQKAEGFSAKTMGKSLEM